From Cheilinus undulatus linkage group 15, ASM1832078v1, whole genome shotgun sequence:
TCAAGCCTTTCCACGTCCCTGGAGTCATATTTCTCTGCAAAGTCTGTAAACACAAAGGCACACTCACATGACATTAACCTCAAAGGAGGCAAGGCACACACTTTCAACCTCACTAACTTTCCTAGGTTAAAAACCTGTTAAAGCCATAATGACCCCTCTGTGCTGTGAACCTAAATAAAGTACTATTTCAGGGCATGACGTTACACCCGTGGGCTGTAATTACTCTAAATAACAATTTGTGTCTACACAGGGTTTACGTCAGTAAGTTATCTGTTAGAGATTATCATGGCTGATCATTCAGGTCAGGAAACTATCAAAGGTAAACAAACAGCTAACTGGTAGACAGTTAGCCCTCTATATTTGACTGTGTGTAACGTTTTCTATCCTACAGCAAGCCTGAATTCACGTAAAACAAGCGACGGGTCAAGGAGCACATTACTCTGAGCTTATCTCGAGTAACTGTTTACCTTGGAGGTACTCATTCTTGAATCTCTCCCTCGTTTCCACAATTTTCTTCTCGAGGTCCTGTCAAATAAGTTCATTTAGGTTAAAAATGTCCACAGTTCCGACAAATTAGATTGTAAAATTATTCAAATGTGCTCAAAAGATACCTGTTCTCCTTCGTGCTGTTCAAGTTCAGCCATATTCAACTGTCCTCGAGTTCCCTTCTCTGTGGTAGTTCCTTGTTCAGCTAGCAGGTTTAGCTAGCTTACGCTGGATGAATCAGTGCAAGTGTGAAACTGACGTCCTCTGCTTGCCATTTTGGCTCCATTTTTGGCCACACCTCTCCgctttgttgtttgtttatgcTGAGCGAGAAAGGGGGAGTGTTTAGTCGCACTCAATATCACAAGAAAAGCGTTAATCTAATCATTAGAACGGTTTGACAGTTTAAACAGGTCCAGCGAGATTAATGTCGTCAACTCGCTCCTGTTTACCGACTCtacccagaatgcctttggagaaacaggaagtgttCAAATGGCGGTTGGCGGGTACAGCAGTCGCTCTGAAACGTTGGTAGCGGCTGCTTCCATCTATTACTATTTCTTTTAGAAACCAGTTTACACTCTTTAAGACGTCTGGCATGAACGTGGCAGCAATATTCATTCCTCGAGCTGTCAACATCGAACCTGGTAGGCACTAGAGGCTACTTTACCGCATAATGGAGAGGCATTATTATCAGCTTTCCCACCGCGGAAAGCTAATTTTGTTTTACTGCAAACGAGAGTCAGCCGCAAATGAAGACAGAGGCGGGTTAACATTCAGCTGCCTTTCGTTTAAACGAGAGGAAAGCAGGTTTGTTAAGGCAGCGGAGGGAGCAGCTGACATCAGCGGGAAAGCCCCATCACATGCTGATGTTGTGATGTGTCAATGCGCCATCAACGTACAGGTCAGAGCCTCCACACCGTGTGTCTTAATGATGAAGAGCGGGAAAGGGGACAGCTTCCAGTACAGTCTTCTCGCACTGAGCAGCTCAAATCAACTGGAGCCCTGCATTGATTTTAAACTGGCTTATAAAATAAGGGGAAAGGTGACTGTCCTACATGGCCCCACAGTCATGTGGAGTCACGCTGGTAATGTCTTCTATACATCTCCACAGGCTGGAGAAGTGAGACAAATACCCATTGAGTTTTCCCACTTTATTTTTGGAGAGCTCCCCCACCTCAAAGAGAGAAATTTTATTGTTGGAGTGTCAGAAAACTTTCCCAATAAACAACCCTCAAGGCAAACTCTGGGCTATTTTGTAGGAAGTGGGCACGTGTTTGATGGCACGATGATTATGCCTCATCCGTACACCAGCATCACACAGTGCATCCTGGTGCTGTCAGCTGAAAAAGAGGGAAATGTGCTGAAATCTGATGTTGTTGCAGCAACTTCTAGTAAGCAGCTGGTTTATTTTAAGAATGGTGTTGTGAAAGAGACATGCCAGCTTCCCTTTGAGGAACCTGAAAGTATCCAGGTGGTCAACACTGGAAGAAATGGctgcatgtttgttgtattcTTTCATCAAGGACATGTGTGTGCTGTATGTAGGGAGACATTTCAGGTGGGTAAGAACTTTCCGTTCGATTTGCTGTACTTTCAGCTTTTAAGCCTCTGATCCTACTTTGTTAATCTCCCTTTTCTAGATAGCCTTCCACTGGTCAGGTGTCGACTCTGTCCACGTGGAGGACTTCGTGGGATGTGGAACAGATCAGATGCTGTTGGTTTTCAAAGACCAGGACATATCAGGACAGCAGTTAGAAAATTTTCTCCTCACTGACCTCTGTGGCATATCATTTGCTGTAAGgcatcatttttcatcaaatttgcTACGCTCATTCATTGAAATGGTTATTTACACTGTGCTGTCTTGTTTCAGAATTGCCCTGACAACAGAGCACCAAATACAGCCCACCCACCAGAGAACCATCTCCTCACTCTTCAAGCTCTAGAGTCCAGACTACAGGTGAGCATTTAGAAGCTTTCAGAATTATAGCATGTTGTTTGTCATCATTCTAGCATCTGGCCGTAACCGGTAGTTTTTGTGCTGTTCTGGAGGGCAGATGATAACGAGATTATCATTTCATCCatgttgaatatttatgtcTGATGAACTCCTGATAGCACATCCTGTCAATAATGCATGTTCTGTCATTCAGAGTGGATTGACGGTACTGCAGGAGCttcagagagaagagagatCGAAGGAGAGGGTGCTGCAGCAGTCGCTCAGAGTCCTCAGTGGTGCTGTCTCGGATAGAGAACCTGTCGTCACATTGCCTGAGCAGGTACTGTTTATGTGAGAAAATAAACTACAGTGACTTTCTGCAGGAAACAGCCTACATTATtgagcaactttttaaaaatttggggAGTATATAGTAGAAATTGTAACAATGCTATAATGCTGGAACAACAGTTCTTGTGAAATGATAATTACCTCGAAATGACTCTGATAAtgtcagttttaattttaggaTCATTTGTGAATTTGCAACAACACGTCAGATTTTGTATGGATACGACTCTACAAAGGTACTTAGAAGCAGTGGTGTATCTAGAGTCTGGGGGGGCCTGGGCAACATTCATGAGTGGCCCCACCAACCAGTGTCATCACCATTATATTATCAGTTATCAGTCCTACAAATAAattgcttaaagggatacttcaacattttggcaaattcacccattgccataatccctatagtcttagtaatagtccaaaaaggaggagaaaaccaggcactccaaacaaaaactgtgcaATGTGCAAATTCctcatttgcacatttttttgtttggagtgcctggttttctcctcctttttggacagatttttttccccctggtTTCCAAGAGCACCCAATTTTGGTTTATCATTGAAGCACCTTAGTCATACTGAGCAGCCAGTCAACCTTCCTCTTTTgcagtcttagtaataggtttgtttcctttagctgtcagtgcaagctgttttcaGATCTGGGGGGCTGATATGCCAGCTGCTCAGTTATGGAGACCTCTGGtatttccggctttccctcatcaaatacacaatccaacaactcaaaaaaggctctcatggacaagttgtggacctgcacattcaccacgctatgaaataatcatggaacattacgagatgAAGTTGTTTTAGAGccaaatgcaaagccagaactacactccaggcgTGGCTGCTGGGTGGAGTGATTTCAAAAGCGCATGTTTAGTGCAGGTGCTTCCGTCAACAAAACTTGAGAAGAAGCCGTTTCTGCTACATCCAGCCAATGATACTCCAGGTAAAACCAGTAAGTAACTACAGCACTGCCTGAGGtgcgcactgtgtcactccgcctaGTGGTTTACTCAGGAAAGTAGTTTGGAGTATTTGCtccatgtgtcgtaatgttacataattatacattattatttcatagcgtggtgaatgtgcaggtcacaacttgtccacgagagcgttttggagttgttggatcatgtatttgatgagtttgatgagggaaagctggaaatACCAGAGgtctccatagcgttagctgagcagctggcaTATCagccccccagatctaaaaacagcatgcactgacaactaaaggaaacaaacctattactaagactatagggattatggcaatgggcgaatttgccaaaatgttgaagtatccctttaacattgatattttttttcaatttcaaaagtTCCCAatagttttatttctaaaatatcAAGgggaaaaacaatttaaaaaaaccttaTCCTCATTCCCACTGTCCTGTTTCACTTTCATTCCcaataattttccttttttgatatTCATTGGCAAACTTTGGTTCCACAGGAAAAATGCTTACAACACTTAGCAGCCCAATGAGAGTGAGTGCTGTCAGATGGGGTCCTTCCAAGGAGGTTTCCTACTGTCATTtcaa
This genomic window contains:
- the fancb gene encoding Fanconi anemia group B protein is translated as MERHYYQLSHRGKLILFYCKRESAANEDRGGLTFSCLSFKREESRFVKAAEGAADISGKAPSHADVVMCQCAINVQVRASTPCVLMMKSGKGDSFQYSLLALSSSNQLEPCIDFKLAYKIRGKVTVLHGPTVMWSHAGNVFYTSPQAGEVRQIPIEFSHFIFGELPHLKERNFIVGVSENFPNKQPSRQTLGYFVGSGHVFDGTMIMPHPYTSITQCILVLSAEKEGNVLKSDVVAATSSKQLVYFKNGVVKETCQLPFEEPESIQVVNTGRNGCMFVVFFHQGHVCAVCRETFQIAFHWSGVDSVHVEDFVGCGTDQMLLVFKDQDISGQQLENFLLTDLCGISFANCPDNRAPNTAHPPENHLLTLQALESRLQSGLTVLQELQREERSKERVLQQSLRVLSGAVSDREPVVTLPEQEGLVALWDCDDESKDEGCDDKNQDSPAVSSKPRVDKLWHRITEDQMVVGVILTTDSSVPFASVSLSILTETGQSSTPAVIQTQSQIFWLPAPSSSSSSSASKFPEPAAKRSRQHSGSRLYDLNTRRLAVTAATMLTSLLNSGRVKCRVMLHYIQRLDAFALVSNETPTVLHCGDVSLDICSGLQTRLLKNPELKTDEALEDFLSLMAVLDHWLFHLNSPDYSLGDVSSWIQKREDCKRIEVSPQYLLLNPAGTSAPMLLCWHQISPFQGELSVHSSQFQMFHLLDSLLAFLPSTCSIKSIKGTRRQDSAPIFSLALEKEVMTLRECLPSLLCEEERQKEEKKSLREEEIPDLGSAGGLEKVREMWLQDVERSRIRLSPLVDVERYRRLTQNILKVQLDTDLAALLDSQKTLLS